One window of the Candidatus Chryseobacterium colombiense genome contains the following:
- the tpiA gene encoding triose-phosphate isomerase produces the protein MRRKIVAGNWKMNKNVIDAQQLMTQLLEYKNNNTTNCEVWIAPPTLYLMMAKDIFEQDEIGVFSQDMSEHESGAYTGEISADMLESINATGSLIGHSERRQYHGETDSHCNRKVKLALDRGLIPVYCNGETLEQRKAGQHFEVVKNQTEVALFTLSAEEIKKVVIAYEPVWAIGTGETATPEQAQEIHAHIRSIIAAKYGQEVADEVSILYGGSVKPDNAKEIFSQPDIDGGLIGGAALKLEDFSKIIEAFS, from the coding sequence ATGAGAAGAAAAATAGTTGCAGGAAACTGGAAAATGAACAAAAATGTAATTGATGCTCAACAGTTAATGACTCAGTTACTGGAATATAAAAACAACAATACGACCAACTGCGAAGTTTGGATCGCTCCTCCTACATTATATTTAATGATGGCAAAAGACATCTTCGAACAGGATGAAATCGGGGTATTTTCTCAGGATATGAGTGAGCACGAAAGCGGGGCTTATACTGGAGAAATTTCTGCTGATATGCTTGAGTCTATCAATGCAACAGGATCATTAATCGGACATTCTGAAAGAAGACAATACCACGGTGAAACAGATTCTCACTGCAACAGAAAAGTAAAATTGGCTTTAGATAGAGGATTAATTCCTGTATACTGCAACGGTGAAACTTTAGAGCAAAGAAAAGCAGGACAACATTTTGAAGTGGTAAAAAACCAGACTGAAGTTGCTCTTTTCACACTTTCTGCCGAAGAAATTAAAAAAGTAGTCATTGCTTACGAACCGGTTTGGGCGATTGGAACTGGTGAAACTGCAACTCCAGAGCAAGCTCAGGAAATTCATGCTCATATCAGAAGCATCATCGCTGCAAAATACGGACAGGAAGTTGCTGACGAAGTTTCTATCCTTTACGGAGGTTCTGTAAAGCCAGATAATGCAAAAGAAATTTTCTCTCAACCTGATATTGACGGAGGTCTTATCGGTGGAGCAGCTTTGAAATTAGAGGATTTCTCTAAGATTATTGAGGCTTTTAGTTAA
- a CDS encoding DoxX family protein has protein sequence MLKALLRFVIAIIFILSGFVKAVDLVGFSFKMEEYFSPSVFNMPFFEKFALLFSIIVVVLELLLGFMLLLKLKLKFTLSSLIALCIFFGFLTFYSAYFNVVTDCGCFGDAIKFTPWQSFIKDVVLLVGLIVVFILYRKEFKKKDSYSYNPKKESNTFKYILLGLFSIVMILIGAHGIIHEPLIDFRDYKIGTDIQAEKQKISKNPSEYKTFYSLKNEKTGEVLKINQDDYIKETKYWAEGSPWKIEEGKNQSVLIKQGYKSEIVKFKIEDPTGIELTESILHAPKAILIFSYAPKDVSPELLKQVEAKAKSQGATVVYGVSTIATTFKTIPNAMMDGTAIKTIARSNPSVLILENGKITDKLPAKDYLN, from the coding sequence ATGTTGAAAGCTTTATTACGCTTCGTTATTGCGATTATTTTCATTCTTTCCGGCTTTGTAAAAGCAGTTGATTTAGTGGGCTTCTCTTTCAAAATGGAAGAATACTTCTCACCTTCTGTATTCAATATGCCGTTTTTTGAGAAATTTGCGTTGCTTTTTTCAATTATTGTAGTCGTGTTAGAGCTTTTATTAGGCTTCATGCTCTTATTGAAGTTAAAATTAAAATTTACGCTGTCTTCACTGATTGCGCTTTGTATTTTCTTTGGATTCCTTACTTTTTATTCCGCTTATTTCAACGTAGTAACGGATTGCGGATGTTTTGGAGATGCAATAAAATTTACTCCATGGCAAAGTTTTATTAAAGATGTCGTGCTTTTAGTCGGTTTAATCGTCGTATTTATTTTATACAGAAAAGAGTTTAAGAAAAAAGATTCTTACAGCTACAATCCTAAGAAAGAATCCAATACATTCAAATATATCCTTTTAGGCTTATTTTCCATAGTAATGATCCTGATCGGAGCCCACGGAATTATTCATGAACCTCTTATCGATTTCCGTGATTACAAAATCGGAACAGACATACAGGCCGAGAAACAGAAAATCAGCAAAAACCCTTCGGAATATAAGACTTTTTACAGCCTTAAAAATGAGAAAACTGGAGAAGTTTTAAAGATTAATCAGGACGATTATATCAAAGAAACCAAATATTGGGCAGAAGGTTCTCCATGGAAAATTGAAGAAGGAAAAAACCAATCTGTTTTAATAAAACAGGGCTATAAATCTGAAATTGTAAAGTTCAAGATTGAAGATCCTACCGGTATTGAGCTGACTGAAAGCATTCTTCATGCTCCTAAAGCGATTCTGATATTTTCATATGCTCCTAAAGATGTTTCTCCTGAACTATTAAAACAGGTGGAAGCAAAAGCAAAATCCCAGGGAGCTACGGTTGTGTACGGAGTTTCGACCATTGCCACAACTTTCAAAACGATTCCGAATGCAATGATGGACGGAACAGCTATTAAAACAATTGCCAGAAGCAATCCTTCTGTACTGATCCTTGAAAACGGGAAAATTACAGACAAACTTCCTGCAAAGGATTATCTAAACTAA
- a CDS encoding TerB family tellurite resistance protein produces the protein MQKSNKPIAGYHLLMILSSVDGEFAPEEGLLIQQYLADEFPFRMNLDNELETLALLQPEEWKDHFEFHARCFHEDSTEDEREKFVQFAKSLIKADNVVTDAEHTYYKLLKNLWNIN, from the coding sequence ATGCAAAAATCAAATAAACCTATTGCGGGTTATCATTTATTAATGATACTTTCTTCTGTAGACGGAGAATTTGCTCCTGAAGAAGGACTACTTATTCAGCAATATCTGGCAGATGAGTTCCCTTTCAGAATGAACCTGGATAATGAGCTTGAAACGCTGGCTCTTTTACAGCCTGAAGAATGGAAAGATCATTTTGAATTTCACGCAAGATGCTTTCATGAAGATTCAACAGAGGATGAGCGTGAAAAATTTGTACAGTTTGCAAAGTCTTTAATAAAAGCGGACAATGTAGTCACTGATGCAGAGCATACGTATTATAAGCTTTTAAAAAATTTGTGGAATATTAATTAA
- a CDS encoding DUF5686 family protein, with amino-acid sequence MSKLLSTLFLFSAVFIFGQTQLKVINKSNKQPIHNAAVYCDDELLGKTDFNGNLSLKTKCKKVEILASNYEDVSADVKKSMEISMQPLSEKMDNIDKVIISDKSDPKALRILDEVNKRAKENSPKSLDSYNFKSYSKFSIDVDKDSIDTYKNFLAVRKDSLSKVDKKDFKQKEKDKKDSLIAEDFISASEESQMFLWEKATEYKYSKSFGEKTNIIDNRMSGFKNPIYEALAINISNLDRIPRQLRPENRKLFNFYLSDTVQLDGRKTYLIKFKEITDKKKQNPRKFNGKIYVDSETYALKKFESINKKQNEGNIVSVWKPINGKWFLDSEDIKLKMGDQSFDTSKKDSLKPGEKPKYNKKKFGNYLYVKNRFFDFDINAEQKASEFKGYSLEMKNSDGSLLEKYRTDSLTARESATYTKIDSFVQKNDFEKKLNTLTQLMRGNIRYKMIDFDITKLFSYDKYQGVRLGAGLKLNENFNKTFSPDGYFGYGFKDHTWKYGLGLDVKLSQKRTSVFRIDYVDDVFAAGRFSNNMWDMMMKVSDMNLDLHNGTFYKNQKWGASFLYDISNSLSVKVTANKEKQKALFDYQYKNLGNSFDNTSATLSLKFAPNDKNIMTPSGKYTYEKGYPQLFMNYEKGFEALGGDLDYSRLDALIIHQFRSKLGYTNIKLFGGISSGNAPIWKNFEIAGQNDANVDHWYSNISTPSNLGFATMPSGTFFADKFAAFKISQSLPFRFKTIGARYSSIDLEYQAAIGNLKNRENHQFQFQVLDHYYQEVGLTWNRFLGRSFGVGFSYRLGYYQTSQFKDNFGIKIKFNLLN; translated from the coding sequence ATGTCAAAACTTTTATCTACTCTATTTCTATTTTCAGCAGTATTCATTTTTGGGCAGACCCAGCTCAAAGTAATCAATAAATCCAATAAACAGCCCATACATAATGCAGCAGTATATTGTGATGACGAACTTCTTGGTAAAACAGATTTTAACGGTAACTTATCGTTAAAAACAAAATGTAAAAAGGTTGAAATTCTTGCCAGTAATTATGAAGATGTTTCTGCAGATGTAAAAAAATCAATGGAAATTTCTATGCAGCCTTTATCCGAGAAAATGGATAATATTGATAAAGTGATTATCAGTGATAAAAGTGATCCGAAAGCTCTAAGAATTTTGGATGAGGTGAATAAGAGAGCTAAGGAAAACTCTCCGAAATCTTTAGATTCATACAATTTTAAATCGTACTCTAAATTTTCTATTGACGTAGACAAAGATTCTATTGATACGTATAAAAATTTCCTGGCGGTCAGAAAGGATTCGCTTTCAAAAGTTGATAAAAAAGATTTCAAACAAAAAGAAAAAGATAAAAAAGATTCTTTGATTGCAGAAGATTTCATCAGTGCATCGGAGGAAAGCCAAATGTTCCTTTGGGAAAAAGCAACCGAATACAAATATTCAAAGAGTTTCGGTGAAAAAACGAATATTATCGACAACAGAATGTCCGGTTTTAAAAACCCAATTTATGAAGCTTTAGCAATTAATATCTCCAATTTAGACCGAATTCCTAGACAATTGAGACCTGAAAACAGAAAGCTGTTCAACTTCTACCTTTCCGATACAGTACAGCTTGACGGAAGAAAAACTTATTTGATTAAATTCAAGGAAATTACAGACAAGAAGAAGCAAAACCCAAGAAAATTCAATGGAAAAATCTATGTGGATTCTGAAACCTATGCTTTAAAGAAATTTGAAAGTATCAACAAAAAACAGAACGAAGGCAATATTGTTTCCGTCTGGAAACCTATCAATGGAAAATGGTTTTTAGATTCTGAAGACATTAAGCTAAAAATGGGAGACCAGAGTTTTGATACTTCAAAAAAAGACAGTTTAAAGCCCGGAGAGAAGCCTAAGTATAATAAAAAGAAGTTCGGAAACTATCTGTATGTGAAGAATCGTTTCTTTGATTTTGACATTAATGCAGAACAAAAAGCTTCTGAATTTAAAGGTTATTCTCTTGAAATGAAAAATTCCGACGGAAGCCTTTTGGAAAAATACAGAACAGACAGCCTTACCGCCCGAGAAAGTGCAACATATACTAAAATTGACAGCTTTGTTCAGAAGAACGATTTTGAAAAAAAACTGAACACTTTAACGCAGTTGATGCGAGGAAATATCCGTTATAAAATGATTGATTTTGATATTACGAAGCTTTTCAGCTACGATAAATATCAAGGGGTACGTTTAGGTGCAGGTCTGAAATTGAATGAAAACTTCAACAAAACATTTTCTCCTGATGGTTATTTCGGATACGGATTCAAAGATCATACCTGGAAATACGGTTTAGGGTTAGATGTAAAATTATCTCAGAAAAGAACTTCTGTTTTCAGAATTGATTATGTAGATGATGTTTTCGCAGCAGGAAGATTCAGCAACAATATGTGGGATATGATGATGAAAGTTTCGGATATGAATCTGGATCTTCACAATGGTACTTTTTATAAGAATCAGAAATGGGGAGCTTCATTCCTGTATGATATTTCCAATTCGCTAAGTGTGAAAGTTACCGCAAATAAAGAAAAACAAAAAGCTCTTTTCGATTATCAGTATAAGAATCTGGGAAACAGTTTTGACAACACAAGTGCAACATTATCTTTAAAATTCGCTCCGAATGATAAAAATATCATGACACCAAGCGGAAAATATACCTATGAAAAAGGATATCCTCAACTCTTCATGAACTACGAAAAAGGATTTGAAGCTTTAGGCGGAGACTTGGATTATAGCAGATTGGACGCCTTAATTATCCACCAGTTCAGATCTAAATTAGGATATACCAATATTAAGCTTTTCGGAGGAATTTCTTCAGGAAATGCCCCGATATGGAAAAATTTTGAAATTGCGGGACAAAATGATGCGAACGTAGACCACTGGTACTCCAACATCAGTACACCTTCCAATTTAGGATTTGCAACGATGCCTTCAGGAACATTTTTTGCTGATAAATTTGCAGCCTTTAAAATTTCGCAGTCACTACCATTCAGATTCAAAACTATCGGAGCAAGATATTCCAGTATCGATCTTGAATACCAAGCTGCTATCGGGAATTTAAAAAACAGAGAAAATCATCAGTTCCAGTTTCAGGTTTTAGATCATTATTATCAGGAAGTCGGATTAACCTGGAATAGATTCCTGGGCAGAAGCTTTGGAGTAGGCTTCTCTTATAGACTAGGCTATTATCAGACGTCTCAGTTTAAAGATAATTTTGGGATAAAAATTAAATTTAATCTTTTAAATTAA
- the folP gene encoding dihydropteroate synthase produces MQNISSSIHEHSLNCNGRLVDLSSPKIMGILNLTPDSFSDGGKFNNETSAMKHAEQLLKEGAEIIDIGPQSTRPNAKFLSSKDEIERIGNVISLIKKEFPEVLISLDTFYAETVKFGYNEGIDIINDISGGQFDENMFETAAEIKLPYILMHVNPSYETMHDKIKFQDITLSVNQYFSEKTKELLEKGINDIILDPGFGFGKTVEDQMKMIEEVRYLGFGEFPLLIGISRKSFIYKPLGKSPLDINEETQKLHMKVLQQGAKILRVHDVAEAKKTVEEFLK; encoded by the coding sequence ATGCAAAATATTTCATCATCTATCCATGAACATTCTTTAAACTGTAATGGAAGATTAGTCGATTTGTCTTCGCCCAAAATTATGGGGATCCTGAATCTTACTCCCGATTCTTTTTCAGATGGCGGAAAATTCAATAATGAAACCTCAGCAATGAAGCATGCTGAACAATTATTAAAAGAAGGCGCTGAAATTATTGATATTGGACCGCAGTCAACACGCCCGAACGCAAAGTTTTTAAGCAGTAAAGATGAAATTGAAAGAATTGGAAATGTAATTTCTTTAATCAAAAAAGAATTTCCTGAAGTTCTGATTTCCTTAGATACTTTCTACGCCGAAACGGTGAAATTCGGTTATAATGAAGGCATTGATATTATTAACGATATTTCCGGAGGTCAGTTTGATGAAAATATGTTTGAAACTGCTGCTGAAATCAAACTTCCTTATATTTTAATGCATGTAAATCCTTCTTATGAAACCATGCATGATAAAATAAAATTTCAGGATATTACATTATCTGTTAATCAATATTTCTCTGAAAAAACAAAAGAATTATTAGAAAAAGGAATTAATGATATCATTTTAGATCCAGGTTTTGGATTTGGAAAAACAGTAGAAGATCAGATGAAGATGATTGAAGAGGTCAGATATCTTGGTTTTGGGGAATTTCCTCTGTTGATCGGAATTTCAAGAAAATCGTTTATTTATAAACCGTTGGGAAAATCTCCTTTGGATATTAACGAAGAAACACAGAAACTTCATATGAAAGTGCTGCAGCAAGGAGCTAAAATCCTCCGTGTACATGATGTAGCTGAAGCGAAGAAAACGGTTGAAGAGTTTTTGAAATAA
- a CDS encoding DUF1599 domain-containing protein produces the protein MLKTSIQFEKIISQCRDLFGKKLQDYGAAWRVLRPSSITDQIYIKVNRIRTLQMTDKKMVEESEEDEFIAIVNYSIIGLIQLEKGLANDFSENKEEILNLYDKYSNEAKALMERKNHDYGEAWRDMRISSITDLIYQKVLRTKQIEDNQGKTIVSEGLDANYFDMLNYAVFCLIKFSEKEEKTEPKTI, from the coding sequence ATGCTAAAGACATCAATACAATTCGAAAAAATTATCAGTCAGTGTCGTGATTTGTTCGGTAAAAAACTGCAAGACTATGGTGCAGCCTGGAGAGTATTAAGACCCAGCTCAATTACCGATCAGATTTATATTAAAGTCAACAGAATCCGCACTTTACAAATGACTGATAAAAAAATGGTGGAGGAAAGTGAAGAAGACGAATTTATTGCGATTGTTAACTACTCCATTATCGGGCTTATTCAGCTTGAAAAAGGTCTTGCCAATGATTTCAGCGAAAATAAAGAAGAAATTTTAAACCTTTATGATAAGTATTCCAATGAAGCAAAAGCTTTGATGGAAAGAAAAAACCATGATTATGGTGAGGCATGGAGAGATATGAGAATTTCTTCCATCACCGATTTAATTTATCAAAAGGTTTTAAGAACAAAACAAATTGAGGATAATCAGGGGAAAACCATTGTTTCGGAAGGTTTAGACGCCAATTATTTTGATATGCTTAATTATGCAGTCTTTTGTTTAATAAAATTCTCTGAAAAAGAAGAAAAAACCGAACCAAAAACTATTTAA